Within the Acidobacteriota bacterium genome, the region TTCGGCATGGTCGATTCGCGCGCCTCAGAGGAAGTTGCGCTCGCAGATGTTGAGGAACTCGAGCGCGAAATCGTCCATCTCGGAGGCGAACAGCTTCACCTCGGCCGTCATGTGATTGTAGAAGTACACGGCCGGAATCGCTGCAAAGAGGCCCGCGGCCGTCGCGATGAGCGCCTCGGCAATGCCCGGCGCGACCACCGCGAGGTTCGTCGACCCCGTCGCCCCGATGGCCTGGAACGCCGTCATGATGCCCCAGACCGTGCCGAACAGCCCGATGTAGGGCGTGATGCTCGCCGTCGTCGCAAGGAAGCCGACCCGCCGTTCCAGCTTGTTCAATTCCACCGCCCCCGCCCGAAGCAGCGCCCGGTCGACACCCTCGAGGCTCTTCAAAGTAGGACGCGCCGCGGCGGCCCCCGGACGGT harbors:
- a CDS encoding MotA/TolQ/ExbB proton channel family protein, with the protein product MPGETGHDVLSLVARSGPLAKVVLAILIFFSVVSWGIVLFKTWEFRRARRQSASFLEVFRRSAKFSEVQAVCRTLTDSPLVGLFQAGYAELNAQFRAAGTENRPGAAAARPTLKSLEGVDRALLRAGAVELNKLERRVGFLATTASITPYIGLFGTVWGIMTAFQAIGATGSTNLAVVAPGIAEALIATAAGLFAAIPAVYFYNHMTAEVKLFASEMDDFALEFLNICERNFL